From Peromyscus maniculatus bairdii isolate BWxNUB_F1_BW_parent chromosome 19, HU_Pman_BW_mat_3.1, whole genome shotgun sequence, the proteins below share one genomic window:
- the Ier3ip1 gene encoding immediate early response 3-interacting protein 1 — MAFTLYSLLQAALLCVNAIAVLHEERFLKNIGWGTDQGIGGFGEEPGIKSQLMNLIRSVRTVMRVPLIIVNSITIVLLLLFG, encoded by the exons ATGGCCTTCACGCTGTACTCCCTGCTGCAGGCGGCCCTGCTGTGCGTGAACGCCATCGCCGTGCTGCACGAGGAGCGCTTCCTTAAGAACA TTGGCTGGGGAACAGACCAGGGAATTGGCGGATTCGGAGAGGAGCCAGGGATTAAATCTCAGCTAATGAACCTTATTCGATCTGTAAGAACCGTGATGAGAG tgcCACTGATAATAGTAAACTCAATTACTATtgtattgcttttgttatttggCTGA